The Tripterygium wilfordii isolate XIE 37 chromosome 4, ASM1340144v1, whole genome shotgun sequence genome has a window encoding:
- the LOC119997588 gene encoding uncharacterized protein LOC119997588 produces the protein MGSDSSWSLLNRLKKVVTKVKLLLSLNYATRWRMASMVGSSSGRRRLSFNDRPGLRACADGIDLLSDDDSGSSSSCRELHRTQSYASEDDIDKRAELFIANFHRQLRIERQISLELKYLREDSSTSLSP, from the coding sequence ATGGGCAGTGACAGCAGCTGGTCTTTGCTCAACCGCCTTAAGAAGGTAGTAACCAAGGTAAAGCTTCTACTGAGTCTAAATTATGCTACTCGATGGCGCATGGCCTCGATGGTTGGTAGTTCTTCGGGCAGGCGACGCCTTAGCTTCAACGATCGTCCAGGGTTGAGAGCTTGCGCTGATGGAATTGATTTGTTGTCGGACGATGATTCTGGTTCTTCTTCTAGTTGTAGAGAGCTTCATAGGACACAAAGCTATGCTTCTGAAGATGATATTGATAAGAGAGCAGAATTGTTTATCGCCAATTTTCATCGGCAGCTTCGGATTGAGAGACAGATTTCTTTGGAGCTCAAGTACTTGAGGGAGGATAGTTCAACATCTCTGTCTCCATGA
- the LOC119996993 gene encoding uncharacterized protein LOC119996993, translating into MGSDSSWSLLNRLKKVVTKVKLLLSLNYATRWRLASMVGRSSGRRRLSFNDRPGLRACADGIDLLSDDDSGSPSSCRELHRTKSYASEDDIDKRADLFIANFHRQLRIERQISLELMYLREDSSTSLSP; encoded by the coding sequence ATGGGCAGTGACAGCAGCTGGTCTTTGCTCAACCGCCTTAAGAAGGTAGTAACCAAGGTAAAGCTTCTACTGAGTCTAAATTATGCTACACGATGGCGTCTGGCTTCGATGGTTGGTCGTTCTTCGGGCAGGCGACGCCTTAGCTTCAACGATCGTCCAGGGTTGAGAGCTTGCGCTGATGGAATTGATTTGTTGTCGGACGATGATTCTGGTTCTCCTTCTAGTTGTAGAGAGCTTCATAGGACAAAAAGCTATGCTTCTGAAGATGATATTGATAAGAGAGCAGACTTGTTTATCGCCAATTTTCATCGGCAGCTTCGGATTGAGAGACAAATTTCTTTGGAGCTCATGTACTTGAGGGAGGATAGTTCAACATCTCTGTCTCCATGA
- the LOC119997957 gene encoding zinc finger protein 2-like, protein MDFQPNTSLNLSLGGNIQPNLELVPDQSSFSSSPSITHTPTSGPRVFSCNYCQRKFYSSQALGGHQNAHKLERTLAKKSREVRAHERRGSNSPSGSTTTGNLSHVRRPVQPGFEHHHVPPSKDGVGSWTYGFRPENVQDELNQLDLSLRL, encoded by the coding sequence ATGGATTTCCAACCAAACACTTCTCTAAATCTAAGCTTGGGAGGGAATATTCAGCCAAACCTAGAACTTGTCCCCGAtcaatcttctttttcttcttcgccATCAATTACTCATACTCCCACATCGGGGCCTCGAGTTTTCTCTTGCAATTATTGTCAAAGAAAGTTTTATAGTTCACAAGCACTTGGTGGGCACCAAAATGCACACAAGCTTGAGCGAACCTTGGCCAAGAAAAGTAGAGAAGTTAGGGCACATGAAAGAAGAGGTTCGAACTCTCCGTCCGGATCCACCACCACCGGCAATCTGAGCCATGTTAGACGCCCGGTTCAACCTGGATTCGAGCACCACCATGTACCTCCTTCTAAAGATGGAGTTGGTTCTTGGACCTATGGTTTTAGGCCTGAAAATGTCCAGGATGAGCTGAACCAACTTGACTTGTCATTGAGGCTTTGA